A genomic stretch from Hydrogenimonas urashimensis includes:
- a CDS encoding DegQ family serine endoprotease yields the protein MNGKVWVLSAVLSAALVAGNVHFSQAPAAERVMPEAGKILSFNKAIEHASRCVVNISAKKRIKENIPQAFMDPFFRQFFNMPFGQMMPRERIQRSLGSGVIVTKDGYIVTNNHVVDGADEVHVTLPGDTNEYKAKIVGTDPKTDVAVIKIEKKDLPAIKMGDSDTLKTGDLVFAIGNPFGVGESVSQGIISALGKDSMGINQYENFIQTDAAINPGNSGGALVDSRGVLIGINSAILTRSGANNGIGFAIPVNMVKRVATQLIEHGKVEYGYLGVSISNLDPTLQKVYKNKEGAVILDVDEDTPAKKAGLKRGDLIIEVNGKKIKDASDLKNVIGSIPPGKEVTIAYERNKKVEHVKVKLAEFPDSKFKIEGDRGVVNGLTLQNLTPQIRNQLGIPDDIEGVIVSEVKQGSEADKAGFMPGDIIIQIEDTMIKDVKDVEKAMKRYSGKKRVYINRRGMIRILVVE from the coding sequence ATGAACGGAAAAGTATGGGTTCTTTCAGCAGTATTGTCCGCTGCCCTGGTGGCGGGCAATGTCCATTTCAGCCAGGCGCCCGCCGCCGAACGAGTCATGCCGGAAGCGGGCAAGATTCTTTCGTTCAACAAAGCGATCGAACATGCCAGCCGGTGCGTTGTCAACATTTCGGCCAAGAAAAGGATCAAGGAGAATATCCCCCAGGCGTTCATGGATCCCTTTTTCCGCCAGTTTTTCAATATGCCTTTCGGACAGATGATGCCCAGAGAGCGGATTCAGCGATCGCTCGGTTCCGGTGTCATCGTGACGAAGGACGGCTACATCGTTACCAACAACCATGTGGTCGACGGTGCGGATGAGGTGCATGTGACACTTCCCGGGGACACGAATGAGTACAAGGCGAAGATTGTCGGCACCGACCCCAAAACTGATGTCGCCGTCATCAAGATCGAAAAAAAGGATCTTCCGGCGATTAAAATGGGCGATTCCGATACCCTCAAAACAGGCGATCTGGTTTTTGCCATCGGCAATCCCTTCGGTGTGGGCGAGAGTGTCAGCCAGGGAATCATTTCGGCTCTGGGCAAAGACAGCATGGGGATCAACCAGTATGAAAACTTCATCCAGACCGATGCGGCGATCAACCCCGGCAACAGCGGCGGGGCGCTTGTGGACAGCCGCGGTGTTCTCATCGGCATCAACAGTGCCATTCTGACGCGAAGCGGTGCCAACAACGGAATCGGGTTCGCGATTCCCGTCAATATGGTCAAACGGGTCGCCACCCAGCTGATCGAACACGGGAAGGTGGAATACGGCTATTTGGGTGTGAGCATCAGCAATCTCGATCCAACGTTGCAAAAAGTGTACAAGAACAAAGAGGGGGCCGTCATTCTCGATGTCGACGAAGATACGCCGGCGAAAAAGGCGGGATTGAAGCGGGGCGACCTGATCATCGAAGTGAACGGCAAGAAGATCAAGGATGCCAGCGACCTGAAAAACGTGATCGGATCGATTCCGCCCGGCAAAGAGGTGACGATTGCCTACGAGCGCAACAAGAAGGTCGAACATGTGAAGGTGAAACTGGCCGAATTCCCCGACAGCAAATTCAAAATCGAAGGGGACAGGGGTGTCGTCAATGGGTTGACACTCCAGAATCTGACACCGCAGATTCGCAACCAGCTCGGCATTCCGGACGATATCGAAGGGGTGATCGTTTCGGAAGTCAAGCAGGGAAGCGAAGCCGATAAAGCCGGATTTATGCCGGGAGATATTATCATTCAGATAGAAGATACGATGATCAAAGATGTCAAGGATGTTGAAAAAGCGATGAAACGATACAGCGGAAAGAAACGTGTCTATATCAACCGTCGCGGCATGATTCGCATTCTCGTCGTCGAATAG
- a CDS encoding DUF6544 family protein, whose protein sequence is MKKIIAVAILLILANAGFVWYGQASFDTTFQTLAKAFSENNGTLPRREVLPSLIERYLNRTGIPQKEYRTIVLETAGDFRRKPSSRPIGMHALTLLRPSADMLWAIRLKSNPLLTFNALETYHAGHSKMETMLFGIIPTGTFDSEAFSRSELARLLAYGLFNPALLRCSCIRYEPIDERHVKAIIEDGNLTASVVFESDEDGDLVKAISGDRIRPGKNEKRAATWQMIVHAYGEYDGLHLPQSVEEAWIIGNKPIVYTRYRLTSAKRL, encoded by the coding sequence ATGAAAAAAATCATCGCTGTCGCGATTTTGCTCATTCTGGCCAATGCCGGGTTTGTCTGGTACGGCCAAGCGAGCTTCGACACCACCTTCCAGACGCTCGCGAAAGCTTTCAGTGAAAACAACGGTACGCTGCCGCGCCGGGAGGTTCTGCCTTCCCTCATCGAACGATACCTGAACCGTACCGGCATCCCTCAAAAAGAGTACCGAACGATCGTCCTGGAGACGGCGGGCGATTTCAGGCGCAAACCCTCCTCCCGTCCCATCGGCATGCATGCCCTCACCCTGCTGCGCCCTTCTGCCGACATGCTCTGGGCCATCCGTCTCAAAAGCAATCCCCTCCTTACCTTCAATGCCCTCGAAACCTATCATGCCGGCCATTCGAAAATGGAGACGATGCTCTTTGGCATCATCCCGACCGGCACATTCGATTCGGAAGCTTTCTCCCGCTCCGAACTGGCACGCCTGCTGGCCTATGGCCTTTTCAATCCCGCGCTTCTGCGCTGTAGCTGTATCCGTTACGAACCGATCGACGAACGGCATGTCAAAGCAATCATCGAAGACGGCAACCTCACCGCATCCGTCGTTTTTGAAAGCGACGAAGATGGTGATCTCGTCAAAGCGATCAGCGGCGACAGGATACGTCCGGGCAAAAACGAAAAAAGAGCGGCTACATGGCAGATGATCGTCCATGCCTATGGCGAATACGACGGTCTTCATCTGCCTCAGTCGGTCGAGGAGGCATGGATCATCGGAAACAAGCCGATCGTCTATACCCGCTACAGGCTGACATCCGCCAAACGTCTGTGA
- the pgeF gene encoding peptidoglycan editing factor PgeF, translated as MTIKTLFTDRGGGVSRPPYTSFNLALHVGDRREDVLRNRTLLSRAIGNVPIVWMEQVHGDLIRLVAKAETATFPACDALVTDLSGVALAVMTADCIPLLLYDTVRHVIAAVHAGRNGTFLKIAPKTVRTMQERFGCEAADIHALMGPSIGPCCYEIGEDLAAIVEKSFGPHYMNGRYLDLQRLNADMLEDVGVKARNIEISATCTACSPNHYSYRKEGKTGRFAGLIWMA; from the coding sequence GTGACCATCAAAACCCTCTTCACCGATCGCGGCGGCGGTGTGAGCCGACCACCCTACACCTCTTTCAACCTCGCCCTGCACGTAGGCGACCGCAGAGAGGATGTCCTGCGCAACCGCACTCTTCTCTCCCGCGCCATCGGCAATGTGCCCATCGTTTGGATGGAACAGGTTCATGGCGATCTCATCCGCCTTGTCGCCAAGGCGGAAACTGCCACCTTTCCGGCCTGCGACGCCCTGGTTACCGACCTTTCGGGTGTCGCTCTTGCCGTCATGACAGCCGACTGCATTCCCCTGCTTCTTTACGACACCGTCCGGCACGTCATTGCCGCCGTCCATGCCGGGCGCAACGGCACCTTCCTGAAAATCGCTCCAAAAACCGTTCGAACGATGCAGGAGAGGTTCGGATGCGAAGCCGCCGACATTCATGCCCTCATGGGTCCTTCGATCGGCCCGTGTTGCTACGAAATCGGCGAAGATCTGGCCGCTATTGTCGAAAAAAGTTTCGGTCCGCACTATATGAACGGTCGTTATCTTGATCTGCAGCGGCTCAATGCCGATATGCTCGAAGACGTTGGAGTGAAAGCCCGGAATATCGAGATTTCCGCCACCTGCACCGCCTGCTCTCCCAACCACTACTCTTATCGGAAAGAGGGGAAAACGGGGCGATTCGCGGGTCTCATCTGGATGGCATAG
- a CDS encoding replication-associated recombination protein A — MRKNLALLYRPRTLGDFIGQAHLLAPSSPLRRLIEEDALQHSFFYGPPGVGKTTLARIVAERLDYPFYEFNATTLKVDELRSIFKKHAHALRKPLVFIDEVHRLTRTQQEVLLPFMERYDALIIGASTENPYFSLTAAMRSRSLLFEFKPLRREDLEKMLARVTAKEGIELDAEARNYLLDSSGGDMRAMLNLLEAAAGVKRSIDLPTLRSLRPGALHDGSNSADTHYNLISAMIKSMRGSDIDAAFYWMARLIVGGEPPEFIARRMVIFASEDIGNANPNALGVAVDTMNAVSRIGYPEARIILAQCLVYLASSPKSNAAYVAVNKAVKAVEKGVIQPVPKHLRSPDHPGYLYPHDFGGWVEQAYLEKPLHFYDSKGVGYEKRLDEWIKKIKGKEH; from the coding sequence ATGCGTAAAAATCTTGCTCTCCTCTACCGTCCCAGAACGCTTGGGGATTTCATCGGACAGGCCCACCTGCTCGCGCCCTCTTCCCCCCTTCGCAGACTGATCGAAGAGGATGCACTGCAGCACAGCTTCTTCTATGGCCCTCCGGGCGTGGGCAAAACCACTCTCGCCCGCATCGTTGCCGAGAGACTCGATTACCCCTTCTACGAGTTCAATGCCACGACACTCAAAGTCGACGAACTCCGGTCCATATTCAAAAAGCACGCCCACGCGCTCAGAAAGCCGCTTGTTTTCATCGATGAGGTCCACAGGCTTACCAGGACCCAGCAGGAGGTTCTCCTGCCCTTTATGGAGCGTTACGATGCGTTAATCATCGGTGCATCGACCGAGAACCCCTACTTCTCGCTGACGGCGGCGATGCGCTCCCGATCGCTTCTTTTCGAATTCAAACCCCTCCGGCGCGAGGATCTGGAGAAGATGCTCGCGCGCGTGACAGCCAAAGAGGGGATCGAACTCGACGCGGAGGCGAGAAACTATCTGCTCGACTCCAGTGGCGGCGATATGCGTGCGATGCTCAATCTTCTCGAGGCCGCTGCCGGCGTGAAACGTTCCATCGATCTGCCGACGCTCAGAAGTCTCCGTCCTGGCGCACTGCATGACGGCAGCAACAGTGCCGACACCCACTACAACCTCATCAGCGCTATGATCAAGAGCATGCGGGGAAGCGACATCGATGCAGCCTTTTACTGGATGGCGCGGCTCATCGTCGGAGGCGAACCGCCCGAATTCATCGCCCGGCGCATGGTCATCTTCGCAAGCGAGGATATCGGCAACGCCAATCCCAACGCCCTGGGTGTCGCGGTCGATACGATGAATGCCGTAAGCCGTATCGGCTATCCCGAAGCGCGTATCATCCTGGCCCAGTGCCTGGTCTATCTCGCATCCTCTCCCAAATCCAACGCCGCCTATGTCGCCGTCAACAAAGCGGTCAAGGCGGTGGAGAAGGGAGTGATCCAGCCCGTACCGAAACATCTGCGAAGCCCGGACCATCCCGGCTACCTCTACCCTCACGATTTCGGCGGCTGGGTCGAGCAGGCCTATCTTGAAAAGCCTCTGCATTTCTACGACTCAAAAGGTGTCGGGTACGAAAAACGTCTCGACGAGTGGATCAAGAAGATCAAAGGCAAGGAGCACTGA
- a CDS encoding secondary thiamine-phosphate synthase enzyme YjbQ, giving the protein MTELKINTRHTSEMVDITEEVREAAIKKGIKSGLVAVFTPHTTCSIVLFENIDPKLRRDFLEAMGRIAPAGYGYHHQGENAAAHIKSAICGARVVVPMENAKLMVGQWQGIFLCEFDGPRERRVIVQVIG; this is encoded by the coding sequence ATGACGGAATTGAAAATCAATACTCGGCATACATCCGAAATGGTGGATATCACCGAAGAGGTGCGTGAAGCCGCGATCAAGAAAGGGATCAAAAGCGGGCTTGTCGCCGTCTTCACCCCCCATACGACCTGCAGTATCGTGCTTTTTGAAAACATCGATCCGAAACTGCGGCGCGATTTTCTCGAGGCGATGGGGCGCATCGCTCCCGCCGGCTACGGTTACCACCATCAGGGGGAGAATGCGGCGGCCCATATCAAATCCGCCATCTGCGGCGCGCGCGTTGTCGTTCCGATGGAGAACGCGAAACTGATGGTAGGCCAATGGCAGGGGATTTTTCTCTGCGAGTTCGACGGTCCGAGGGAGAGAAGAGTGATCGTCCAGGTCATCGGGTAG
- a CDS encoding pseudouridine synthase: MSRQRPKTREGVRLNKFISHNTKYSRREADRLIGEEKVEVNGKVVTDLSTRIGEDDRVKVNGRFVKPRPMHEMTVVVYHKPKGELVTKRDPRGRRTIYDSLPKRFAHFVPIGRLDFASEGLLLLTDSPRVADILMRSNLERVYNLKLRGSITPAMEKAMQEGIRIKGKKGAHEKSEIDEMAFAPFFAYQILKNESNYSKIRVAIGEGKNRELRRFFAHFEREVLDLHRISFGGISLNNLPKGKTRFLTQKEYDDLHAFIKAQQEAEFLGKKKKQREEE; the protein is encoded by the coding sequence ATGAGCCGACAAAGGCCAAAAACAAGAGAGGGAGTGCGTCTTAACAAATTCATCTCCCACAATACGAAATACTCCCGGCGCGAAGCCGACAGGCTGATTGGTGAGGAAAAGGTCGAGGTCAACGGCAAAGTGGTGACCGACCTTTCGACCCGCATCGGGGAGGATGACAGGGTCAAGGTCAACGGCCGGTTCGTCAAACCGCGGCCAATGCATGAAATGACGGTTGTTGTCTACCACAAACCCAAAGGGGAGCTGGTGACAAAAAGAGATCCCCGTGGTCGCAGAACCATTTACGACTCACTGCCGAAACGATTCGCCCATTTCGTGCCTATCGGACGGCTCGATTTTGCCAGCGAAGGGCTGCTGCTTTTGACCGATTCCCCCCGTGTGGCCGACATTCTGATGCGAAGCAACCTCGAACGGGTCTACAATCTCAAGCTCCGGGGCAGCATCACCCCCGCCATGGAGAAAGCGATGCAGGAGGGGATCCGGATCAAAGGGAAAAAGGGAGCCCATGAAAAGAGTGAGATCGATGAGATGGCGTTCGCCCCTTTCTTCGCCTATCAGATACTCAAAAACGAATCCAACTATTCGAAGATCCGGGTGGCGATCGGCGAGGGAAAAAACCGGGAACTGCGGCGCTTTTTCGCCCATTTCGAACGGGAGGTTCTCGACCTGCACCGCATCAGTTTCGGCGGCATCAGCCTCAACAACCTGCCCAAGGGGAAAACCCGCTTTCTGACCCAAAAAGAGTACGATGACCTGCACGCTTTCATCAAGGCGCAGCAGGAGGCGGAATTTCTCGGGAAAAAGAAAAAACAACGAGAGGAGGAGTAA
- a CDS encoding KpsF/GutQ family sugar-phosphate isomerase — translation MNLRDIAKEVLQTEAQALLDATRRIDENFDKAVEIIYGTRGKCIVTGVGKSGLIGTKIAATLASTGTPSFFIHPTEALHGDLGMIGPEDSVLAISYSGESEELINILPHIKRFDIPLIAMAGNPRSTLAGYGDVFLSIHVEKEACPLGAAPTSSTTLTLALGDALAVALMKKRRFRAEDFASFHPGGTLGKRLFVKIEDLMRRENLPVIGTKTPLKEAVVVMSEGRLGNVLILDDEKRLVGVLSDGDVRRALMKKDFSIDTDALKYANLSPKTCKNPRMLAAEALEMIENHKIQMLPIVDEEGRVKGVLHLHDLVEAGIKS, via the coding sequence ATGAATCTTCGCGACATTGCCAAAGAGGTCCTGCAGACCGAAGCGCAGGCGCTTTTGGATGCGACCCGGCGTATCGATGAAAACTTCGACAAAGCCGTCGAAATCATATACGGCACGCGGGGCAAATGCATCGTGACAGGTGTCGGAAAGTCGGGGCTGATCGGTACGAAGATCGCCGCGACACTGGCGAGCACGGGAACGCCAAGCTTCTTCATCCACCCCACCGAAGCGCTCCACGGCGATCTGGGAATGATCGGCCCGGAGGATTCGGTTCTCGCCATCAGCTACAGTGGCGAAAGCGAAGAGCTGATCAACATCCTCCCCCATATCAAACGGTTCGATATCCCCCTGATCGCGATGGCGGGAAATCCCCGATCGACGCTGGCCGGCTACGGGGATGTCTTTCTTTCGATCCATGTCGAAAAAGAGGCGTGTCCTCTGGGGGCCGCACCCACCTCATCGACCACGCTGACCCTGGCACTTGGGGATGCGCTGGCCGTGGCGCTGATGAAAAAGCGCCGGTTCAGGGCCGAAGATTTCGCTTCGTTCCACCCTGGAGGCACACTGGGCAAACGCCTCTTTGTCAAGATTGAGGATCTGATGCGCCGGGAAAACCTGCCTGTCATCGGCACGAAAACCCCTCTCAAAGAGGCGGTGGTGGTGATGAGCGAGGGGCGCCTGGGGAATGTGCTGATTCTCGATGATGAAAAACGGCTTGTCGGGGTGCTGAGTGACGGCGATGTCCGGCGCGCACTGATGAAAAAGGATTTTTCGATCGATACCGATGCCTTGAAATATGCCAATCTCTCGCCAAAAACATGTAAAAATCCCCGTATGCTCGCTGCCGAAGCGCTTGAGATGATAGAAAACCATAAAATCCAGATGCTTCCCATCGTTGACGAAGAGGGACGTGTGAAGGGTGTGCTGCACCTTCACGATCTGGTAGAAGCAGGAATCAAATCATGA
- a CDS encoding ribonuclease J — MDEKKPQEKSNASNSGSGNSSGSNQQNSGSGSRGRRPRRPKNSTGKSQQQGEKRQDQQKSGPSGGQGRSRGGQRGRGGQRGRGRGSARNPESHYKTPANVKRSSDGIYTDINQAIAANKAVHEERLNTAAKIDIGNKARVRFTPLGGLGEIGGNMAVLETENSAIIIDVGMSFPTEEMHGVDILVPDFSYLRTIKDKIAGIVITHAHEDHIGAVPYLFKEMKFPIYGTPLPLGMIANKFDEHGLKNDKAKYFRYVEKRKPIKIGDFEIEWIHMTHSIIDASSLAIRTPAGIIIHTGDFKIDHTPVDGYPADLHRLARYGEEGVLLLLSDSTNSHKPGFTRSEKTVGPTFDHLFAKAKGRVIMSTFSSNIHRVYQAIEHGIKYGRKVAVIGRSMERNLETARQLGYIDLPEDIFIDAHEVVRYSDEEVLIVTTGSQGEPMSALYRMATDEHRHIKIKPSDTVIISAKAIPGNEGSVSRVMNHLMKAGATVAYQDFSEIHVSGHAAQEEQKLMLRLTQPKFFLPVHGEYNHIARHAKTAVECGVDERNILLMSDGDQVEITPKYMKKVKAIKTGKTYIDNQANAEIQNDIVLDRQKLATEGIIMIVAQIDQRTHKLMGHPRVSSFGLVADKDDKKFAKEVEAIIETYMMHQKDAEQLDTRTIENDIRQAVRKHVLRKMKRYPLIVPTIYVV, encoded by the coding sequence ATGGACGAAAAGAAACCACAGGAAAAGAGCAACGCATCAAACAGCGGCAGCGGTAACAGCAGCGGAAGCAATCAGCAAAACAGCGGTTCCGGCAGCCGCGGCCGGCGCCCACGGCGCCCGAAAAACAGCACAGGAAAGAGCCAACAGCAGGGCGAGAAACGGCAGGATCAGCAAAAGAGCGGCCCATCCGGCGGTCAGGGCAGATCGCGCGGCGGACAGAGAGGACGCGGTGGGCAGAGAGGTCGGGGACGCGGCAGCGCACGAAACCCCGAGTCCCACTATAAAACACCCGCCAACGTCAAACGCAGCAGCGACGGCATCTATACCGACATCAACCAGGCGATCGCGGCCAACAAAGCGGTCCATGAGGAGCGTCTCAACACCGCTGCCAAGATCGACATCGGCAACAAGGCACGCGTCCGCTTCACCCCATTGGGCGGCCTGGGCGAAATCGGCGGGAACATGGCGGTTCTCGAGACGGAAAACAGCGCCATCATCATCGATGTGGGAATGAGTTTCCCCACCGAGGAGATGCACGGTGTCGACATCCTCGTTCCCGATTTCAGCTACCTCCGTACCATAAAGGACAAAATCGCGGGCATCGTCATCACCCATGCCCACGAAGATCATATCGGAGCGGTTCCCTACCTCTTCAAAGAGATGAAGTTTCCCATTTACGGCACGCCGCTGCCGCTGGGGATGATCGCCAACAAATTCGACGAGCACGGTCTGAAAAACGACAAAGCCAAATATTTCCGTTACGTGGAGAAACGCAAACCGATCAAAATAGGCGATTTCGAAATCGAGTGGATCCACATGACCCACTCGATCATCGACGCCTCCTCGCTGGCGATCCGTACGCCGGCCGGCATCATTATCCATACCGGAGACTTCAAGATCGACCACACACCGGTCGACGGCTATCCCGCCGACCTGCACCGGCTGGCCCGCTACGGCGAAGAGGGGGTGCTGCTGCTGCTCTCCGATAGCACCAACTCGCACAAACCCGGCTTCACCCGCAGCGAAAAGACGGTGGGGCCGACCTTCGACCACCTCTTTGCCAAAGCGAAGGGACGGGTGATTATGTCGACGTTCTCCTCCAATATCCACCGGGTCTACCAGGCGATCGAACACGGTATCAAATACGGCCGCAAGGTGGCGGTCATCGGCCGGTCGATGGAACGCAATCTGGAGACAGCCAGGCAGCTTGGCTACATCGATCTGCCCGAAGATATCTTCATTGATGCGCACGAAGTGGTTCGCTACAGCGACGAGGAAGTGCTGATCGTCACGACCGGAAGCCAGGGAGAGCCGATGAGCGCGCTCTACCGCATGGCGACGGATGAGCATCGGCACATCAAGATCAAGCCCAGCGACACCGTCATCATCTCCGCCAAGGCGATTCCGGGCAACGAAGGGAGCGTTTCGAGGGTCATGAATCACCTCATGAAAGCGGGCGCGACGGTAGCCTACCAGGATTTCAGCGAAATACACGTCTCGGGCCATGCCGCGCAGGAGGAGCAGAAGCTGATGCTGCGCCTGACCCAGCCCAAATTTTTCCTGCCGGTCCACGGGGAGTACAACCACATCGCCCGCCATGCCAAAACGGCGGTCGAGTGCGGTGTCGACGAGCGCAACATTCTACTGATGAGCGACGGCGACCAGGTGGAGATCACCCCCAAATACATGAAAAAGGTCAAGGCGATCAAAACCGGCAAGACCTATATCGACAACCAGGCCAACGCCGAAATCCAGAACGATATCGTCCTCGATCGACAGAAGCTGGCGACGGAGGGAATCATCATGATCGTGGCTCAGATTGATCAGCGCACCCACAAGCTCATGGGCCATCCGAGGGTCAGCTCCTTCGGTCTTGTTGCCGACAAAGATGACAAAAAATTCGCCAAAGAGGTGGAGGCGATCATCGAAACCTATATGATGCATCAAAAAGATGCCGAGCAGCTCGATACGCGGACCATCGAAAACGATATACGGCAGGCGGTACGCAAGCATGTACTCAGAAAGATGAAGCGCTATCCGCTCATCGTTCCGACAATCTACGTCGTCTGA
- the rsmA gene encoding 16S rRNA (adenine(1518)-N(6)/adenine(1519)-N(6))-dimethyltransferase RsmA — translation MINRNSHSTDRKRAKKKFGQNFLKDESVLRRIIESMPNDDKPVVEIGPGLGDLTRYLVEEKDVTAYEVDRDLCEHLRERFKAAIKKGRLKLRCGDVLSHWERESLEDRPYHLVANLPYYIATNIILRALKDPNCSTLLVMVQKEVAEKFSAKAGEKAFSGLAILAQSAGEVRRIFDVPPEAFVPAPKVMSSVLQIVKKCTLDDPAFESFLKTAFTQPRKTLARNLSARFDRKDVATALDALGLAPSVRPHEVETSLYHHLYNILKGDTDGRKETTGKEQRIKQRQR, via the coding sequence ATGATTAACCGCAATTCCCATTCGACCGACAGAAAGCGAGCCAAGAAAAAATTTGGCCAGAATTTTCTGAAAGACGAAAGTGTGCTGCGCAGGATCATCGAATCGATGCCCAACGACGACAAACCGGTCGTGGAGATTGGGCCTGGATTAGGTGATTTGACCAGGTACCTGGTCGAGGAAAAGGATGTCACCGCTTATGAGGTGGACAGAGACCTTTGCGAACATTTGCGTGAACGTTTCAAAGCAGCCATAAAAAAGGGCCGGCTGAAACTGCGATGCGGAGATGTTCTGAGTCACTGGGAACGAGAGAGTTTGGAAGACCGGCCTTATCATCTGGTTGCCAACCTCCCCTATTACATCGCGACAAACATCATTTTACGTGCGCTAAAAGACCCGAACTGCTCCACTCTTCTGGTCATGGTGCAAAAAGAGGTGGCCGAAAAATTCAGCGCGAAAGCGGGCGAAAAGGCCTTCTCGGGTTTGGCCATACTCGCACAGAGTGCCGGAGAGGTGCGCCGGATTTTCGACGTGCCACCCGAAGCTTTCGTTCCGGCGCCCAAAGTGATGTCGTCAGTGCTGCAGATCGTCAAAAAATGCACGCTTGACGATCCGGCGTTCGAATCTTTTCTGAAAACGGCTTTTACCCAGCCGCGCAAAACGCTGGCCAGGAACCTCTCGGCCCGTTTTGACAGAAAAGATGTCGCCACGGCACTCGATGCCCTCGGTCTCGCTCCCTCTGTCCGCCCCCACGAAGTGGAAACATCCCTCTATCACCACCTATACAACATTTTAAAAGGTGATACAGATGGACGAAAAGAAACCACAGGAAAAGAGCAACGCATCAAACAGCGGCAGCGGTAA
- the hisF gene encoding imidazole glycerol phosphate synthase subunit HisF encodes METFAKRIIPCLDVKDGRVVKGVNFVGLKDAGDPVEVAKRYNEEGADEVTFLDITASHENRDTIVHIVEEVAKEVFIPLTVGGGIRKLDDIYALLNVGCDKVSVNSAAIKRPDFIDEGAKRFGSQCIVVAIDAKRVAPEKWHVFINGGRIDTGIDVLEWAKEVVDRGAGEILLTSMDADGTKAGYDNVLNHAVGTAVHVPVIASGGAGTMEHIKEAFDAGADAALAASIFHFREIEIMDLKRYLHEHNIPVRL; translated from the coding sequence TTGGAAACTTTTGCGAAACGTATCATCCCATGTCTCGATGTCAAAGACGGGCGAGTGGTCAAAGGTGTCAACTTCGTCGGTCTCAAGGATGCCGGCGACCCCGTGGAGGTTGCCAAACGCTACAACGAAGAGGGTGCGGACGAGGTCACCTTCCTCGACATTACCGCCAGCCACGAAAACCGTGACACCATTGTCCATATTGTCGAAGAAGTCGCCAAAGAGGTATTCATTCCATTGACAGTGGGCGGCGGCATTCGCAAACTCGATGACATCTACGCCCTGCTCAATGTCGGATGCGACAAAGTGAGTGTCAACTCCGCTGCCATCAAGCGTCCCGATTTTATCGACGAAGGCGCGAAGCGTTTCGGTTCCCAATGTATCGTCGTGGCCATCGATGCCAAGCGGGTCGCACCCGAAAAATGGCACGTGTTCATCAACGGCGGGCGCATCGATACCGGCATCGATGTGCTTGAATGGGCCAAAGAAGTGGTCGACAGAGGGGCGGGGGAGATACTTCTTACCTCGATGGATGCCGACGGCACGAAAGCCGGATACGACAATGTGCTCAACCATGCCGTCGGGACGGCAGTGCATGTTCCGGTTATCGCGAGCGGCGGCGCCGGCACGATGGAGCATATCAAGGAAGCGTTCGATGCAGGCGCGGACGCCGCCCTGGCCGCTTCGATTTTTCACTTCAGGGAGATCGAAATCATGGATTTGAAGCGATATCTGCACGAACACAACATTCCGGTTCGCCTATGA
- a CDS encoding purine-nucleoside phosphorylase: MIVCAGNSETFPFATPIGMGLCESAVNLTRLVMITPPEFLLFVGSAGSYGQYRIFDIVESKAASQIELSFLQKKSYTPLEENVIVSDENVSRETPFERLAHSKHPVIVNSSNYITTDFKLASAFNRLGIGLENMEFYSVMQVAKSFNIPCGGIFVVTNMCDENAHRDFVTNHEEAMRRLTNFLTKRIPNLETIDS; encoded by the coding sequence ATGATCGTCTGTGCCGGCAACAGCGAAACGTTTCCCTTTGCCACGCCAATTGGCATGGGCCTGTGCGAAAGCGCCGTGAATCTGACACGGCTCGTCATGATAACACCGCCCGAATTTCTGCTCTTTGTCGGCAGTGCAGGGAGTTACGGGCAGTATCGGATTTTCGACATTGTGGAATCGAAAGCGGCGAGCCAGATCGAACTCTCTTTTCTCCAGAAGAAAAGCTACACGCCGCTGGAGGAGAATGTAATCGTTTCGGACGAGAATGTTTCACGTGAAACACCCTTTGAAAGGTTAGCCCATTCGAAACATCCGGTCATTGTCAACTCAAGCAACTATATCACGACAGATTTCAAACTTGCCAGCGCATTCAATCGACTTGGCATCGGATTGGAGAATATGGAGTTCTATTCCGTTATGCAGGTGGCGAAAAGTTTCAATATTCCATGCGGCGGCATTTTTGTGGTAACGAATATGTGCGACGAAAACGCCCACAGGGATTTTGTGACAAATCACGAGGAGGCGATGCGTCGCCTGACAAATTTTTTGACCAAGAGGATACCGAACCTTGAAACCATCGATTCTTGA